A stretch of Elgaria multicarinata webbii isolate HBS135686 ecotype San Diego chromosome 5, rElgMul1.1.pri, whole genome shotgun sequence DNA encodes these proteins:
- the TASL gene encoding TLR adapter interacting with SLC15A4 on the lysosome: MLSEGYLCRIGYLSNYRFCSKQGEESVHEMRSLNGVTYESTGETSGRNLFWRCRSVGKLIYSVCSRDNRNSRRQKETLAQTTQKTAFERQASAAVDIGIGSAISRDTYLVPSSCKSICKNYNDLHIAGGQVLPMSSVKRDFTYDSGIGPFLESSEIPPPMESISMPPAEVPRKPTQGYSSCWRVASIMQHQQPLSNSILNNYLEEKVVELYKQYIMDGMGNSASPTQLLASEFIMTNVDQISMKLSQERNMKTTKAKDMVINCLLRLASGKVSTEMSTPSLHISQMSTVTK; the protein is encoded by the coding sequence ATGTTGTCAGAAGGATATCTCTGCAGAATTGGCTATCTCTCAAATTACAGGTTCTGCAGCAAGCAAGGAGAAGAGTCTGTACATGAGATGAGGTCTTTAAATGGTGTCACATATGAATCAACAGGCGAAACATCTGGTAGAAATCTCTTTTGGAGGTGTAGGTCAGTTGGCAAGTTGATCTACTCTGTCTGTTCCAGAGACAACAGAAACAGTAGAAGGCAAAAGGAGACCCTGGCACAAACTACGCAAAAGACAGCATTTGAAAGGCAAGCCTCAGCAGCTGTGGATATCGGCATCGGCTCTGCCATAAGCAGAGATACATACCTGGTCCCATCTTCTTGCAAAAGCATTTGCAAGAATTACAATGACCTGCATATTGCTGGTGGTCAGGTGCTGCCTATGAGTTCAGTGAAAAGAGATTTTACTTATGACAGTGGAATAGGCCCATTCCTGGAATCATCAGAGATACCACCACCAATGGAATCTATATCAATGCCACCTGCTGAGGTCCCTCGCAAGCCAACTCAAGGGTATTCGTCCTGCTGGCGAGTGGCCAGCATTATGCAACATCAGCAGCCCCTCTCTAATTCAATACTGAATAACTACCTGGAAGAAAAGGTGGTGGAGCTGTACAAGCAGTATATCATGGATGGCATGGGCAACAGTGCATCCCCCACTCAGCTCTTGGCATCAGAGTTCATCATGACCAACGTAGATCAAATCAGCATGAAGCTATCACAAGAGAGGAACATGAAGACGACCAAAGCCAAAGATATGGTGATTAACTGCCTGCTGCGACTAGCCAGTGGGAAAGTCTCCACTGAAATGAGCACTCCTAGTCTCCACATTTCCCAGATGAGCACTGTGACCAAATAA